A single Lactuca sativa cultivar Salinas chromosome 8, Lsat_Salinas_v11, whole genome shotgun sequence DNA region contains:
- the LOC111902111 gene encoding small ribosomal subunit biogenesis GTPase RsgA 1, mitochondrial, protein MSSVSTSILRHHSTPFLSTTVHRCASRVRSLSIAASRNQNRENVSRKSQQPNKHLLKARDAVKHFSSLSPSLTSTDKLHLSPDQAIGKVASAQANFMRVVVESAKSSSSEEEEGLGVELLCVVRNLLKKIKRRVLVGDKVLVGSIDWVGRRGMIENVFQRETEILDPPVANVDHLLVFFSLDQPKLEEFSLTRFLVEAESTQIPVTLALNKTELVDKETVVSWKSKLRSWGYEPIFCSVETKTGLDSLQFNLRDQTTVIVGPSGVGKSSLINALRSNHFGLTAAQLDDSSSYSNHILGSKWLEDQRVGEVSARSGRGKHTTRHVSLLPLSGGGYVADTPGFNQPSLLKVTKQSLALCFPEVRKILSESAPLKCAFSNCLHLGEPGCLVRENWERYPFYFQLLDEIKIREEFQLRTLGTKREGDVRYKMGDMGVKQAEPRLAPKKHRRQSRKKMNQSLLDDIEEELDDDDDDDPIIQAMKNENQ, encoded by the exons ATGTCGTCCGTTTCAACATCGATCCTCCGTCACCACTCCACGCCGTTCCTATCAACCACCGTCCACCGGTGCGCCTCCAGAGTCCGTTCACTCTCTATCGccgcctccagaaaccaaaaccGTGAAAACGTTTCGAGGAAATCCCAGCAGCCGAACAAGCATCTACTCAAAGCACGCGACGCCGTTAAACATTTCTCGTCTCTTTCACCGTCTCTCACCTCCACCGATAAGCTCCATCTCTCCCCGGACCAAGCCATCGGAAAAGTCGCCTCCGCTCAAGCCAATTTTATGCGCGTGGTGGTTGAATCGGCGAAATCCTCGTCTTCGGAGGAAGAGGAAGGACTTGGAGTTGAGTTGTTGTGTGTGGTAAGGAATTTGCTGAAGAAGATTAAGAGGAGAGTATTAGTAGGAGATAAGGTGTTGGTAGGTTCGATAGATTGGGTTGGTCGAAGAGGAATGATAGAAAACGTGTTCCAAAGAGAAACTGAGATACTTGATCCTCCAGTAGCGAATGTAGATCATTTACTAGTTTTTTTCTCTTTAGATCAGCCGAAATTGGAGGAATTTTCACTCACTAGGTTTCTAGTGGAGGCCGAATCAACGCAGATACCAGTCACACTTGCTTTGAACAAGACTGAGCTCGTAGACAAAGAG ACAGTGGTGTCATGGAAATCCAAGCTTCGTAGTTGGGGTTATGAACCGATCTTTTGCAGTGTTGAGACAAAAACTGGACTTGATTCTCTACAGTTCAACTTGAGGGATCAGACTACAGTAATCGTGGGTCCAAGTGGTGTTGGAAAGTCTAGTTTGATCAATGCTCTGAGAAGCAATCACTTTGGTCTTACTGCTGCACAACTGGATGATTCTTCTTCATATTCAAACCAT ATTTTAGGAAGCAAGTGGCTTGAAGATCAAAGAGTTGGAGAGGTGTCAGCAAGAAGTGGCAGAGGAAAACACACAACTCGCCATGTTTCCTTGCTTCCATTATCTGGAGGAGGATATGTTGCAGATACTCCTGGCTTTAATCAACCGAGTCTATTAAAAGTAACAAAACAGTCCCTTGCACTCTGCTTCCcagag GTTCGCAAGATCCTTTCAGAAAGTGCACCATTGAAATGTGCATTCAGTAATTGTTTGCATCTTGGGGAACCAGGTTGCCTTGTGAGAGAGAATTGGGAAAGATATCCATTCTACTTCCAACTGCTTGATGAGATCAAAATTAGAGAGGAATTTCAGTTGAGAACTTTAGGAACCAAACGAGAGGGTGATGTAAG ATACAAAATGGGAGATATGGGGGTGAAACAAGCAGAACCAAGACTAGCGCCAAAAAAACATAGGAGACAATCACGTAAGAAGATGAACCAATCATTACTAGATGACATAGAGGAGGaacttgatgatgatgatgatgatgatcctaTTATACAAGCAATGAAGAATGAAAACCAGTAG
- the LOC111902110 gene encoding signal peptidase complex subunit 1, giving the protein MDWQGQKLAEQLMQILLVVFAVAAFITGYVVGSFQLMLFVYAGGVVLTTLITIPNWPFFNKHPLKWLDPSEAEKHPKPQVAVTSVSKKKPNKK; this is encoded by the coding sequence ATGGATTGGCAAGGACAGAAACTAGCAGAGCAATTGATGCAGATACTACTGGTGGTATTTGCAGTTGCAGCATTTATAACAGGTTATGTTGTGGGTTCATTTCAACTGATGTTGTTTGTGTATGCTGGGGGAGTGGTGTTGACAACTTTGATTACAATTCCTAATTGGCCATTTTTTAACAAACATCCtctcaaatggttggatccgagtGAAGCTGAAAAGCATCCAAAACCACAGGTGGCTGTGACTTCGGTTTCAAAGAAGAAACCCAACAAGAAATAG